The genomic region GCACTGGTAGATTAAGGCTGATGATGTACTCGTGTTCCAATCCACACTTTGGGGGCGGGGCTAAAATCCTGAGGCGCAAAGCTGGAGGGGACCGCCTGGTGGAAGCACGTGACCTGGGTCTGGAGCCGGAAGCTACCTATCTGATAGGGAGCGCCCCCAGCACCTAAGGCTGCGATGGTGAGTGAGGACGCATGCGCGGGAGTACGCGCTAGGGGTTCTGCATCCCTGTTCCCCAATCTCTTCGGTTCCCCCCACTTGGGCCTGTACTCCGCCCTTACCTCCTATCCACCCCGGACGCAGAGAGAATGGAGATGGGAGGGGAGGCGACGTAGAGGGTTGAAGAGGGGTCCGTGCGAGGGTGTATGGGAGCTGGGGAGTAGTCTGCGGGGGTGGGGCGGCCCACCGGGGGAATTGGagatggggcggggtgggggaagggaacagTGGTGCTGCGGAGGCCAAGGGAGTCCAGGGTCAGAGGGTGAGAAGGTGGGAAGCTCGGCATGATCAGTGTTGAAGGCTTTGTAGAGGAACAGGGTCTGGAAGAGACCTAGCTGGGAAAGAGGTTTCGGGGGGGCCTTGTCAAGGGAGACTTGGGGTTGCAAGTGAAGGGCATCTAGGGCCATCCTGGCATGCTTCTCACTAATTGCATCTTTACCCACTAGACTTCTGCACTGACCCAGGGGTTGGAGCGAATCCCAGACCAGCTTGGCTATCTGGTGCTGAGTGAAGGCGCAGTGCTGGCGGTGCGTTCTGGGCAAGGGCACATGACCCCGTGATCCCTTTTAATATCGCCCGGTTTAGCCTAAGTTGTCTGTATTCTAGGTCTTAGCTATCATGCTTGGCAGATAGTAAGCTTTCAGTAACTAATCAAATAAATCCTGGAATCATAGTCTGGTAACTTCTGAGTTAAAAGAAGTTTAATGACTTTAACAAAGACAACTACTTACAGGATTGTTGATAACTGATATTATCCAAGTTTTCTCGAATATGTctttatttggtatttatttaagaggctttgaattttgtttcatAGTACAATATAGTGTTAAGCTCTCTAGAAGTTTTTAATGGAGCTGGTGAGCCAAGGCTTAAGGATAAAAGTTGAAAGCAATGCAAGTGGTAAAGACTAGTGAAGGAGACCAGAAAATGAAGGATTCAACCCTTGTGTTGTAACTTACATTATAACAAGGAGACTCTTGGAGGAGGTAAGAATTCAGCTGGGCTTAAAGGATGGATGGTTGTGAACAGGCAGAAAAGGAGAGTACTCAGGGTTGGAGTGGTGGGTTTGTGTTGAAAAGATTTGGAAAGGTTTGGAAGAAGATATGGTAAGGAAGGATCTCATTGTGGAGGACTTTCAAGGCTGGGTTGACACATTTGGGTTAATCTTGAGGGTAATGGGAGCTTTGAAGGGTTTCGAACAGAAATGTGAGCTAAGGAAATAGTTGAGCAAAATTATTCTATTAGGTGTGAAGACAGCTGGAAGGGGTGGGATTCAGAAGTAGGGGGAACTGCTGCGAAAATCTAGGTATGAGACAGGTCTGGTGGCAGTGAGGAGGAGcaaggagagaagaaattttGAAGGAAGAATCAATGTATCTTGGTAATGACTAGAGATAGGTAATAGAGGGGATACTTCTCCATCTAGTAAGACTGAACCCAAGCCTAGAATGATGGTGCCTTAACAAAcaggaaattaagaaatgaagTTGATTGGGGAGGGGGTGAGGTAAGGAGAATTTTGATGACTTGACTTTAGACATTTTGATATAGAATGATAGCAGTTAGTATATATTGCCAGGAGCTGTTCTGAGCATCTCACCGATATCTCAGTGTAATCCTCACAACGGGCCCATGGATAGGAACTtgtcccaatttacagatgagaaaacagaggtacAGAATGTCCAAGAGAGCAAAGGGCCTGAACATGACCTAGTTGGGAGGTCCATGTTGAGGAGGTTGGGAGAGGAAATTGAGACAGTCAGCAGAAAAGAGGAAGCCTAGGCCACAGTCACATCATTACCCAAGGGCTAGGTAGGAGGGAGGGGCCAAGGACAAAGAGGATGTTCGTTTATGTTTCAGATTCTGCAGACAGGGCACCAAGTAGAAAGACTGAGGAAAAGAGCTCTGGAGGGGTCCCTGAACCTGTcagtggtgggtgggtgggcatAGATGTTTGAGTATGTAGTTTTATCAataagtggggagagagggagaaatcaaGTTTCAGCGATTAGGAAAGAATGGTCAGTAAAGAATGAGAGTCACTGCTCACTGGGCGAAGCCCCATTTTGTAAGGATGAGAAACAAGATGGCATCAAGAGGGGCAACAATATCATAGGAAAGTTTCaggtttatttttccaaaaatgggGGTAACCTGAGGGGTACTGGAAAGTTGAGAGGGAGAGGTTACAAATGCTAGAGCCAAAGTGACTGTTCTGGAATTCTTTCCCAATTCTTTTCCCTAATCTCTGccatccttcctcttccctctgcatGCAGTCATCTGGGGATCTAGAGAATGACGAGCAGGCAGCCAGTGCCATCTCTGAGCTGGTCAGCACGGCCTGTGGTTTCCGGCTGCACCACAGCACGAGCATACCCTTCAAGCGCCTGTCGGGTGagcctcagcccctgcccccctggtggtggtggtgggagggggtgggggttgctcCCAGAGGCTTGTCTTCTGAGGGCTGGGGGGAGAAAACGGCTGTCTCCTGCCAACCTCCCACCATCTCCCCCTGGGGTCCCTGGGCCCTTTGGGATTCACCCCTGCATCAGAACTatgagaaagcaagagagggaaggggaCGTAATGGAGCCCTCCTATCTTCAAATCTCTGAGCCTTGAACTATCGAATGCCTTTGGCTTTTGATCCCACCAGCTTGTGTGACCCTGTAGAGGCCGTTGTACCCCACTAACTCTgtgctcccttccctctcctgggcGGGGGAAGGTGTGTCTCCTTTCCAGTGGTCTTTGGAGAACACACGCTGCTGGTGACCGTGTCAGGACAGAGGGTATTTGTGGTGAAGAGGCAGAACCGAGGCCGGGAGCCTGTTGACGTCTGAGCCTGCCagagggcaaggggcagaggtggATTGGGTCCATGGGCCTCTGTGATGAGGAAGACGCAAACCTCCTCCACCTCTTTCTTGGCTTGCTGCTAGAACTAAGGCTTTCTGCTCACCCACTTCCCCACCCCTACCTGGAAGGGCAGAGGCTTGGGAACTTTGCACTGTGTCAAGGAGAGTGAGGGCAAGGGgatctccctcttccctccctccctcctaatAAACATGAGTCTGATGTTCCCAGGTCCAGGGATGTGTGTATGAGAGGGTGtgacgggggagggagggatacaCCCTAAgtctgtcttctgtcttctaGGGAGACAGTCATGTATGTGGGCCCAGAGGGGTGGGGCAAAGCACCTGGGCATATAAAACTGGCAATCAGAGAATAGTATGGTAGGAAGGGAGCTGAGGGGAGCTACTTGGTGTGCATGCTGAAGGGAACCACTCTGAGCCCCTGGGGCCTCTGCTCCTGCCGCCAACACACAAACGAAAGTCATTCTTCTCCCTCCTGAACAGGCATTTAATAGTCTTATTTCAGTTGGAAGCAGTAGTTGGAGAATAAGTTACAGGAACAgacagatcaaaaaaaaaaaaaaaagaaaagaaagaaaagaaaaccccacaCAACTTAAAGTGCTTCAGGCTGCAAACGTAAAcatgaggggcaggaggaggccacCTGGCTATCTCCCCTTTCCCCGGAGACAGGAGGGTCATTGTCGGGGTCCCTTTACCATCACCACCCTCTAATCTCAGCCCTgcgggtgggtgggaggagggagggagggaatatcAGAGGCAGGAGGGACAACTTAATAGGAACAAGGAATACACTTTGTAAACTTAGAACCAGGGTACAGGGCGGGGGGCAAGGGAGCTCTTGGAGCCCCTGCCCTGGCTTCGGGGTGGGGCCAGCCCCCCCAGGGAGTCGGAGAAATACTGTTGGCTTAGTGCTGTAGCCATACCCGCCCATTTCACAGCTTCTTTCCTCGTCCCTCATCAGCAGACACAGACAGGCGGCCCTGTTGGGCCTCCTTATCCACGGTGGGAGGCATCCCAGGGGAGGCACAGTCTGGAGCGAGGACCCCCTCCAGGGGCTTTCGGTTTCTGGGAGTGTAAGAGGGAGGAGAGCCCGCACGGTGCTACTTGACAGGCTCCACCACCAGGACCTTGCACTCACGCTTGGCAATCTTGTCCAGAGAAAGCACAGCCTTGTCCGGGGGCAGGTAGAGGGGGCGGCCCACAGGGGAGGCCACAGGGGGCGTGATGGCCCTGCGCTCCATCACGCTGCCCGacctgggggaaggcagaggctgTGGGCTCCGGTCGGACCCCGGGGACCCTTTCCTGCTCCCGCTCCAACTCCGGCCTCTACTGAGTCCAGTGGCACCCCCTCCCATGTGTCCATACCTCATGAGGTGGCTGCGGGAGGGCTGTTGGTGAGAGAAGGACTGAGAGCGGCCCAGGCTGGCCTGGTGTCTCTCCACCAGGTCCCGGACAGcagggctgctggggctgctCTTTCGAGAGAGGGGCCGGGCCTCGGGCGGAGGGTGGGACACACTGGCCGTGAACTGCAGCTTCAGTTTCATGTGCTGGCTCAGCTGGAGCGGGGAGACACAAGTCAGCATTCCAGCTCGGCCTCCGGGCCCCAGCCTTCCTTTCCAATCAAGTTCCCCACTTGCCCCGCCAGTGTGGGATCGAAGTTccaccttccctccacccccgctGTTTAGTACCACCCGTGGTGTTTCGTCCACAGAGGCTGGTGGCTGACTCCTCCCACCCCGACACTCTGCATAGCCCATCATGCagtccagcccctccccagcccacctcgAAGAGCCCCGTCCTCAGAGCCTGGAAGGCCACACTGAAGGTGAGCGCGCTGCCCTTCCGGGAAAAGCCTAGGTTGTTGAGGGGCGTGTGGCAGACAACAGAGTCCAGGGCAGCCTGCATGGCCCGGCGCTCCTCCTCACACAGCTGCTTTcctgcaggggcggggggggggagggacacagaAACAGCCACCACTAAACACATCTGTACGGTGCTCCTCTGTTCACACAGCGCTTTCATGAACACAGTCTCATTTGCTCCTCAGAGCCCCTCTGTGCAGCAAACTGAGTATGTCATCTTTTGCTGAACTTTATAAGTAACAACAGCTAATACTTACTGTGTGCTGAGGTCTATTCTAACCATTTCACTTATGTTAACCGTTAAATCACCATAACAACCCCATGAGatattatttcccccattttagagaagagggatcggagtgaggctcagagagattaagtagcctacctaaggtcacacagctagtgaatggGAGAGGTAGAAATCAAATATACCGGGGAGCCCAGATCCAGGGTCAGTGCCCTTAAAATCACTGTCCCGCTGCTTCTGTAAGCTTTCCATCGGGGACACTGTGGAGACCACCATGGTACAAAGCCGAGGTAGCCTGCCACAAGCCACCCACCTCCATgacttcctttcccctcctcttttgGGACAAGGTCCCAGAGCCTGACAGCCCACCTACCAGCCTGTGCGTGCTCTGGGGTCCACACAAGCCTCACAGCAAGGAAGTCTTGGAGATTGTTGAGCAGTGTGTAGGTGACCGTGAATCGCTCGTAAGTCCGAACAGGGGACTCACAAGAGGCAGTCATCACAAAGCATGGGCGGTCCAGGCGGATGCTGGGCAGGCTAgaagcagtgagagagggaagcgGGGCGTCTATTGCCAAATAGGTGAACAGGACGATGCCCAGCGGGGAGTCCCACAAACTCACCGGTAGTGGGTGTAGATGCTCTGGGTGAAGGGCAGCTTTGGGGTAGACCACTGAACCACAGCAATCAGGGGAACTTCTAGGCCCTGTAGGAGAGACAAAAGGAAACACCATGTGTATCTGAGGTCCCCTTCCATCTTTTGTTACCCCCTGGCCTTTCCCTCCCACTGCTTTTTCTTAACCTTGCTCTTCGAGCATACCAGCCTCTTATACTCACCTCTTTGGCCCCTTGAGGAGGTTGCTCACCCCCTCTCAGCTGAAACAGGAAGTTGTGTTCCTCCAGGGCACTAAGCGGGCAGGGGAAGCAGCCAGAGGTACCAGGGAGCCGGCAGAAGGAGCCCATGGAGACTTCCCCAGATTGGTGACTAGTTCAGCAGAAAGAGGGACAGAGCTTGATCTTTTCATGCCAGAGCTCTTggccctgcccccatccccactttgcagccctgccccctcctcaggaCCTCACCAGACATTGTCCACCAGCAGCACTGAGCCGTCGGGCATGACAGGTAGATAACTAGCATTGAAGTTTGGGAGAATACGGATATCCCAGATGGAAATTTCCTCCTGGGAGGAGCTGTTCAGCACTGTTGGAGGTAACCAGCTCAGCTCAGCTAAGAGTACCTGGACCCCTCAAGCCCCGACTTTACCCCTCCAAAATTGGACCGATCCCCACCAGTGTGCCCAGAGTAACTGCCACCCAGTCAGTGCCCTTGCTGCTACCAAAGACCTGAGCCACAGATCTGCTCACCCTTGAGCACTGTCAAGTGTTTTCCAGCCACAGTGAACTGGCGGCATTTCAGAACCGGAGGGGGCAGCAGAGTCAGCAGGGTGCTCACTGCAGGAGAGGGCCCAGGCAAGAACTGATGAGCTGGGCACAGACCTCACCTCCAACCCACAGTTCTAATCTTACTCTGCTCCCCAGATCATGCACTTGCCAGTATTACCCCTCCACTCTGTCCCCCAAATTCCAGACTCCAGCGTTTCCTCTCTGCATTTTCCCCACCTTGGGCCTTGAAAGCGCTCTGCTCCCCCCGGAAGGTCTCCCCCGGAGATCGGGTCTGCAGCAAGCGCAAGTAGCCTTGATCTCTGACCTCTGGTGCCTCAACCTCCCGTTTCCACACAGTCACTACAATCTGAGCACAAGGGACACAGGACCTCGGTCAAGACGAGAGACAGCCAGCCCAGCCTTAGAAAAGGAGTCTGAATTAGGACAACATCCCCACCCCTTGCCAATCTTACCTTGGCCTTAGGTGTCCCTGGGGGCAGCCTATCCAGTGAAACGGTGAGTGGGAAGATGACCTCATCTGTGGACACAATTGGTTCCTCCACAGGCAGCTGGGGTTTGTGAAAGGAGTAAGAGGGCGGGAGAGTCAAAGAGGCAGCCTGCGGCGTTCCCTTTAAGATGTGATGTTCTCCGTTCTTCTTGGCCTCCGCTCTCCTCCGTCATCTGCCTCCTTCAGGCCCCCAGCGTCCATCCCCTCCTGTCTCTGGAGCCCAGCAAACCGCCCCTCCGCCCTGTGCCGTGTCACCCCAAGCTCCTCACCGTGGTCGCTCCCCCTGAGGTAGCAGGGCCCGGGCCGTGGGTGAGGAGGGGGCTGCAGCCTCGAAACAACGCCCCACCGCCAGGATCCCCGCCCCCTGGGGGTTCGGGATCCTGGTCTGCGGAGCCACCGCCCCCGGGCGCCCCGCCTCCGGCGCTGACCGAGGCCAGGGCGGCCAGGGCCGTTGCCAGTTCTGCCCAGGCCCCTCGGGAGCCCAAGCCCGGGCCGCCCCCGGCGCCGGACCCCGCGCCTCCCCGGCAACGCAGCACCAGCAGGAAGCGGACAGTCTCCCCCAGGTAGAGATGGTTGCGCCGGGGCAGCGCCCGGTACCGGCCCGGGTCCCCCGCCAGCTCCGCGCGCGGCGGCAGCGGCACCGCCGGGAAATACATGGAGTAGTCACATTGGGACTCCATGGGGCGGCGAGGACGGCGCGGGCGGGGGGCGAGGTGGGCCGGGGCCGGCGGAGGGCGAGGGGGCCGCTGGGGCGGGGCCCGGGAGTCCCGACACCCAACGGGTGCTGCGCGCGGCCGGGCCGGCCCGGGAGACCAGCCGGGGCCGGGAACCGGGGCAACGAACCCGGAACCGAGACCCGACAGGGCCGGAACCGGACTGCTGGGCCGATTGACTGGCGAGAAACCGGAAGCGGAAAGGAAGGGGCGTGGCCTCTGAGGCCCCGGAATTTGTGGGTGACCGGACCGCTGTGGCGGGGGGAGAGGCGGGGTCCGGCTGGGGTTAGGCTGCAGTAAGAAGGGTTTAGGAGAGACTACAAGACAGATTTCTTagagaagaaatattaaaagaaccCCCTCCAACTCCACTTCTCCCAGGAAGATGCAAAGCAAGTCAAAGGttcaaattatttattcaacaaacatttcataGTGAAATGAGCATAGTCCAGAACCAAATAATTCATAGAGAAATGGACGCATTATTCCAGCCCACACGTTCCAAATTTTTTCTGGCTTACTCCATGATTTGCTCCTCCGGGGGCTCTTTGAGAGTGCTATAGGGACCTGCCAGGGGGTTggaaaggggaaggggcaaaATGGGCGGGGAGGGGGTACTGCAAGGAGCTGAATGCCTGGAATGCTTTGCACAGGCTGAAAGACTTGGTCCCCACATCTGTGCAAAGTTTCATTCAACCTCCAGGGCACAGACATGCTTTCAGAGGGAAGCAGAAATGGCATCTGGCCCCCCCATACTCAATCATGTGTGCCCTCTAGCTTCACTGCTCTTCAGCCTAAGACTTAGTGGTTTGATGCCTAGGGGGAGAGTATCCTTGAAGTCTTAAGGGGCAGAGAGACTGTTGGGGGAAACTGCTTGGCATCTAGCTTGTCCTTGTACTGTAGCTCAGGGGTAGCCAGACGCTCACACTCCTCCTGGTCTGTGAGGCTCAGTCCACTCCGAAGTACATAGCCCAAAACCTTACCTGACCCAAACTGGAAAGGGCGGAACCGTCGGTCAGTGATATATTTGGGGTCTAAAGCCTCACCCCCCTCTAGACAATGTTTAGCCAGGGCCTCTCGGCGAGCCCGGAGCTCTGCCACGGCACTCTCCAGTCGGCTCTGGCCATATTGATTTATTCGTGCCCACAGACTGTGGTTGAAGTGAACATAGAGAGCCCAGTCCAGGTGGTTCCAGGCTCTGGCCCGTGCAGTCAGCTGCCTGTCCTCAGCGGTCAGTCCACCATTGCTGACAGGGCCTCTGCCCTGCTCACCTCCAGCTTGGGCGTTGTGCATGAAGCCCACCACATCATCTAGACCCCAGCACAGGGCATCTGCCAGTAGAACCAATGACTCATCAAAGTACTCGGCCACCAAGACCAGATCAAAGACAGAGTCCAGCCAGGCCAGACTCCACTGGATGAAGGACGAAGATCCCAAATCTAAAGAGGAAGGGCTGGATGTCTGGCTGTGACCACCAGCAACTGTGGGAGCAGGATGGAAGACAGCATTGGGATCCAGGGGATGGTGGGCTCGGGGGCCAGTGCCAGAAGGCAAAACATTCAGCTGTGGGAGGCTGGGGTCTCTAGGTGGATGAGTATTACCTCTCTTGGTCTTCATctctggggggaaggggaggccaAAGTCAAACCAGAGCAAGTTGCGTGCATAGTGGTCCCCATGGGCCCCAGGTCGGTAGAAGGCTCGAGGATTGGCCAGGAAGGCAGCCAAGGATGGCGCCTTGCGGAAGGCCGATGAGGTGGATTTATAGTAGGAGAAAGCAGAGCGGGCCAGAGCTGCTGGGTCTCGGACAATGGAAAAGAAGAAGCTGTCAGAAGGCATGACCTGAAGTACCTgcagaggagagaaaacaggCATAGGGAGAAAGAACTGGGCCAGGAAGCAACTAAGCAAGCCCATTGCCAGTGGATCCCCTAGACTCCTCAAACCTCCTGGAAATTTCTGGGCTTTGCTGGAAACCCCCAGCTTCCTACACTAacactttgggcaagttacttaacatcccTGAGACTCAATttgctcatctgaaaaatggggacgTAGCTTCCCCCTGATTATGAAGGTACACTAGATAAAGGGTATGAAGGAACCTGGAACATGGGAAGCTACTCAAGAACATTAATTTCTTTGGGCCTCTCTGTATGGCTTTGGTcagtaaaatctttaagaatcaAACTTTGTCTTCACTTCTCCAACAAAAACCTCTTAGGTGCCTACCCTGGGACTCTTGGTCACAGCTTCAAGAAAGGAACTAGTCTCAGGCCTCCTCcaggtgggggtgtgtgggggggagtggTCACTGGCAgcaaagagggaggagagggaccaACCATAATGCTGTCTCAAGTATAGGCATCAGGTAGGCAGGCTAAGCCCAGGATGGCCAAAGGATAGGGTACTTCTGGGGTTCTTAGGCATCTTGGAAAGTAAAGGACACCCCTGGACTGGGCACTGGGGAGCTATGGACACTTGGTAGGGTGCTACCCTGAGGCCTGGGACATACGATTCTACTTCTCAGCAAGAAAGATGGTGGGAATTGACTGAGCCACACCCTAGGATGGTCCTGCAGCAGATCCACATCAGGACCCAGCCCCTGGGCTCCCCAAAGGGTTTCTGCCTCTGAATATGGCTTATCACTAAACCTGACGCCCTCCCACGTTGTCCTCCAATCTGCTCTGCTAATGTGGGCATGCCTGCAGAGCACAGCTTGTAAACTGAGTGTCTCTTTGAAGGCAGGGAAGAACAGTACAGAGAACAGTCTGTGGCATCAGGTGAACCTGCAATAAAATCCCAGTTCAGCCATTTACCAGTTGTGTGACTTTAGACAAGTTATTGAACTTCTCAGAGCCATTGTTCCTCCATCTATAAATCTGGGTTAACACTTACCTTGAATGTGGAAGTGCATGGAACATGGTAGGTACTCACTGAATGGTGATGACAATGAAGGTCAAAGGTCAAAAACCAGAGACACCTGCCTGAAAGATCATTGTCATCACCTCACTCCCAGCAGTGACCCCTCACTGCCCTTTAGATGATACTCATGACCCTCAGCTGCTTTCTCCAGCTCCAGCTTaataggacacacacacatacacacacagacacacaccaggactgccaccaccaccaggaCCACCACACCTTT from Halichoerus grypus chromosome 6, mHalGry1.hap1.1, whole genome shotgun sequence harbors:
- the LAMTOR4 gene encoding ragulator complex protein LAMTOR4 isoform X4, which translates into the protein MSSGDLENDEQAASAISELVSTACGFRLHHSTSIPFKRLSVVFGEHTLLVTVSGQRVFVVKRQNRGREPVDV
- the LAMTOR4 gene encoding ragulator complex protein LAMTOR4 isoform X1; the protein is MTSALTQGLERIPDQLGYLVLSEGAVLASSGDLENDEQAASAISELVSTACGFRLHHSTSIPFKRLSVVFGEHTLLVTVSGQRVFVVKRQNRGREPVDV
- the LAMTOR4 gene encoding ragulator complex protein LAMTOR4 isoform X3, which codes for MTSALTQGLERIPDQLGYLVLSEGAVLASSGDLENDEQAASAISELVSTACGFRLHHSTSIPFKRLSGVSPFQWSLENTRCW
- the LAMTOR4 gene encoding ragulator complex protein LAMTOR4 isoform X2: MFQILQTGHQVERLRKRALEGSLNLSVSSGDLENDEQAASAISELVSTACGFRLHHSTSIPFKRLSVVFGEHTLLVTVSGQRVFVVKRQNRGREPVDV
- the TRAPPC14 gene encoding trafficking protein particle complex subunit 14 isoform X1, which codes for MESQCDYSMYFPAVPLPPRAELAGDPGRYRALPRRNHLYLGETVRFLLVLRCRGGAGSGAGGGPGLGSRGAWAELATALAALASVSAGGGAPGGGGSADQDPEPPGGGDPGGGALFRGCSPLLTHGPGPATSGGATTLPVEEPIVSTDEVIFPLTVSLDRLPPGTPKAKIVVTVWKREVEAPEVRDQGYLRLLQTRSPGETFRGEQSAFKAQVSTLLTLLPPPVLKCRQFTVAGKHLTVLKVLNSSSQEEISIWDIRILPNFNASYLPVMPDGSVLLVDNVCHQSGEVSMGSFCRLPGTSGCFPCPLSALEEHNFLFQLRGGEQPPQGAKEGLEVPLIAVVQWSTPKLPFTQSIYTHYRLPSIRLDRPCFVMTASCESPVRTYERFTVTYTLLNNLQDFLAVRLVWTPEHAQAGKQLCEEERRAMQAALDSVVCHTPLNNLGFSRKGSALTFSVAFQALRTGLFELSQHMKLKLQFTASVSHPPPEARPLSRKSSPSSPAVRDLVERHQASLGRSQSFSHQQPSRSHLMRSGSVMERRAITPPVASPVGRPLYLPPDKAVLSLDKIAKRECKVLVVEPVK
- the TRAPPC14 gene encoding trafficking protein particle complex subunit 14 isoform X2, with protein sequence MESQCDYSMYFPAVPLPPRAELAGDPGRYRALPRRNHLYLGETVRFLLVLRCRGGAGSGAGGGPGLGSRGAWAELATALAALASVSAGGGAPGGGGSADQDPEPPGGGDPGGGALFRGCSPLLTHGPGPATSGGATTLPVEEPIVSTDEVIFPLTVSLDRLPPGTPKAKIVVTVWKREVEAPEVRDQGYLRLLQTRSPGETFRGEQSAFKAQVLNSSSQEEISIWDIRILPNFNASYLPVMPDGSVLLVDNVCHQSGEVSMGSFCRLPGTSGCFPCPLSALEEHNFLFQLRGGEQPPQGAKEGLEVPLIAVVQWSTPKLPFTQSIYTHYRLPSIRLDRPCFVMTASCESPVRTYERFTVTYTLLNNLQDFLAVRLVWTPEHAQAGKQLCEEERRAMQAALDSVVCHTPLNNLGFSRKGSALTFSVAFQALRTGLFELSQHMKLKLQFTASVSHPPPEARPLSRKSSPSSPAVRDLVERHQASLGRSQSFSHQQPSRSHLMRSGSVMERRAITPPVASPVGRPLYLPPDKAVLSLDKIAKRECKVLVVEPVK
- the GAL3ST4 gene encoding galactose-3-O-sulfotransferase 4, with protein sequence MGPLSPTRTMRLWGPRSLGVALGVFMTIGFALQLWGGPFHRRLPGLQLRQPLAPSPGSAVSSCLPRQRLVFLKTHKSGSSSVLNLLHRYGDRHGLRFALPARYQFGYPRLFQASRVKGYRPQGGGTKPPFHILCHHMRFNLKEVLQVMPSDSFFFSIVRDPAALARSAFSYYKSTSSAFRKAPSLAAFLANPRAFYRPGAHGDHYARNLLWFDFGLPFPPEMKTKRGNTHPPRDPSLPQLNVLPSGTGPRAHHPLDPNAVFHPAPTVAGGHSQTSSPSSLDLGSSSFIQWSLAWLDSVFDLVLVAEYFDESLVLLADALCWGLDDVVGFMHNAQAGGEQGRGPVSNGGLTAEDRQLTARARAWNHLDWALYVHFNHSLWARINQYGQSRLESAVAELRARREALAKHCLEGGEALDPKYITDRRFRPFQFGSGKVLGYVLRSGLSLTDQEECERLATPELQYKDKLDAKQFPPTVSLPLKTSRILSP